In Caproiciproducens sp. NJN-50, the following are encoded in one genomic region:
- a CDS encoding amino acid ABC transporter ATP-binding protein, which translates to MPVLTANNLYKSFDGTEVLKGISLDVEKGEVLTVIGPSGSGKSTLLRCITQLEDIDRGEVSICGETLVSNGKSGAAVYSDRAACNRIALHLGLVFQNFNLFPHFTVLRNITEAPVHVLGKKKAEAEASARELLKKMELSDKADAYPCQLSGGQQQRVSIARALAMNPDLLLFDEPTSALDPELTGEILKVIRELAAEHRTMVVVTHEMAFARDVADRVVFMADGVIVEQGTPDQVFGNTQSERAKSFLSRFNES; encoded by the coding sequence ATGCCGGTCCTGACCGCAAACAATCTTTATAAAAGCTTTGACGGTACCGAAGTACTGAAAGGGATTTCCCTCGATGTGGAGAAAGGCGAGGTCCTGACCGTCATCGGCCCGTCCGGATCGGGTAAAAGCACGCTCCTGCGCTGCATCACGCAGTTGGAGGATATTGACCGGGGCGAGGTTTCCATCTGCGGAGAAACACTGGTCAGCAATGGGAAAAGCGGTGCCGCCGTCTACTCCGACCGGGCGGCCTGCAACCGGATCGCCCTGCATCTGGGGCTGGTTTTTCAGAATTTCAATCTGTTCCCGCATTTTACCGTCCTGAGAAATATCACGGAGGCGCCGGTCCACGTACTGGGCAAAAAGAAAGCGGAGGCCGAAGCCTCCGCCAGAGAACTGCTGAAAAAGATGGAGCTTTCCGACAAAGCCGACGCTTATCCCTGCCAGCTCTCCGGCGGTCAGCAGCAGCGCGTCTCCATCGCGAGGGCGCTTGCCATGAATCCGGATCTCCTGCTTTTCGACGAGCCCACCAGCGCGCTGGACCCGGAACTGACCGGAGAAATTCTGAAGGTCATCCGGGAACTTGCCGCGGAACACAGGACCATGGTGGTCGTCACGCACGAAATGGCCTTTGCACGCGACGTGGCCGACCGCGTGGTCTTTATGGCGGACGGCGTCATCGTCGAACAGGGTACGCCGGACCAGGTGTTCGGCAATACGCAGAGCGAGAGGGCCAAGAGTTTTCTGTCCCGTTTCAACGAGTCCTGA
- a CDS encoding amino acid ABC transporter permease, producing MNYSVLLSQMLQATLMSLRIFISTLLFSLPLGLLVAAGRRTKVKFIQLPVRFYILLMRGTPLMLQLLFIFYGLKPLTGIQLDRVIAAQVAFILNYAAYFAEIFRGGIDAVPRGQQEAAKVLGFSRRQTFFRIILPQVCKMILPPMSNEFINLVKDTSLAQVIGVTELLRVTSDWVSSAVSMAPFAVAAVFYLAMNAVVTRCFTVAENRLNYYR from the coding sequence ATGAATTACTCCGTGCTGCTTTCGCAAATGCTGCAGGCAACCCTGATGTCTCTGCGCATTTTCATTTCAACCCTGCTGTTTTCGCTCCCTTTGGGGCTGCTCGTCGCGGCGGGGCGCCGGACAAAAGTAAAGTTTATCCAGCTGCCCGTGCGGTTCTACATCCTGCTGATGCGCGGAACCCCGCTGATGCTTCAACTCCTCTTCATCTTTTATGGTCTCAAGCCGCTGACCGGAATTCAGTTGGATCGTGTTATTGCGGCTCAGGTCGCCTTTATTCTAAACTATGCGGCATATTTTGCTGAAATATTCCGTGGAGGAATCGACGCGGTGCCGCGGGGTCAGCAGGAAGCGGCCAAGGTGCTTGGCTTTTCCAGACGGCAGACGTTTTTCCGCATCATTCTGCCGCAGGTCTGCAAAATGATCCTGCCGCCCATGAGCAACGAATTTATCAATCTGGTGAAGGACACGTCGCTGGCGCAGGTGATCGGCGTGACGGAGCTGCTGCGCGTCACGTCGGACTGGGTCTCCTCCGCCGTCAGCATGGCGCCGTTCGCCGTCGCCGCCGTCTTCTACCTGGCGATGAACGCCGTCGTCACCCGCTGCTTCACCGTAGCGGAAAACCGTTTGAATTATTACCGTTAA
- a CDS encoding Crp/Fnr family transcriptional regulator, with protein sequence MKSYFPLLKNSPLFSGIGEEDLTEMLQCLNARTSAYRKQEILLLEGREISMVGIVLEGKVQIIKEDYEGGRTILTEIGPGNLFAEAFACVPAQRLPVTVVSVEESRVMWLDYRRVTSVCSSACRFHTKLIENMLTVLASKNILLNQKIEHLSKRSTREKLLSYLSDQAAENGSNEFDLPFNRQELSDYLCVDRSAMSGELSRMQKEGILSFHLNHFVLHRENRP encoded by the coding sequence ATGAAAAGCTATTTTCCATTGCTGAAAAATTCTCCGCTGTTTTCTGGAATAGGGGAGGAAGATTTAACAGAAATGCTTCAATGCCTGAACGCTAGGACCTCCGCTTACCGAAAGCAGGAGATTCTCCTGCTGGAAGGGCGGGAAATCTCCATGGTGGGTATCGTGCTGGAGGGAAAAGTCCAGATCATCAAAGAGGATTATGAGGGCGGCCGGACCATCCTGACGGAAATCGGGCCGGGGAATCTGTTCGCCGAGGCGTTTGCCTGCGTGCCCGCACAGCGCCTTCCCGTCACGGTGGTCAGCGTGGAAGAAAGCAGAGTGATGTGGCTGGATTATCGCCGAGTGACGTCCGTCTGTTCTTCCGCCTGCCGGTTTCATACAAAGCTGATTGAAAACATGCTGACAGTCCTGGCCTCCAAAAACATCCTTCTGAATCAAAAGATCGAGCATCTCTCGAAACGCTCGACCCGCGAAAAGCTGCTTTCCTATCTGTCCGATCAGGCGGCGGAGAACGGATCGAACGAATTCGATCTTCCGTTTAACCGGCAGGAGCTGTCCGATTATCTCTGTGTGGACCGCAGCGCGATGTCCGGCGAACTTTCCCGGATGCAGAAGGAAGGAATCCTGAGCTTTCACTTGAATCACTTTGTGCTTCACAGAGAGAACAGGCCGTGA
- a CDS encoding HAD family hydrolase codes for MIRNIVFDMAWVLFRYEPMRFTRKYVPDESDAELVHRELFCAPEWLETDRGTLSDEDYFALVSERIPSRLHETARYLYEHWHDVLVPIDEMEPVVSRLKENGYGIYLLSNMSRRFYRFYQNIPAMRYFDGMVVSADERCVKPEKEIYLALFRNYGLLPEECFFIDDRPENVETGRMLGMSGFCFEQNVPALCAALKKTGVRI; via the coding sequence GATATGGCGTGGGTGCTGTTTCGCTATGAGCCGATGCGTTTCACCAGAAAATATGTGCCGGACGAATCGGACGCGGAGCTGGTTCACCGGGAGCTTTTCTGCGCGCCGGAATGGTTGGAAACGGACCGCGGAACCTTGAGCGACGAGGACTATTTTGCGCTGGTCTCGGAAAGAATTCCATCGCGGCTGCATGAAACGGCGCGTTACCTGTACGAGCATTGGCACGACGTGCTGGTCCCGATCGACGAAATGGAGCCGGTCGTATCCCGTTTGAAGGAAAACGGCTATGGGATTTATCTGCTTTCCAACATGAGCCGGCGATTCTACCGGTTCTATCAGAACATTCCCGCGATGCGGTATTTTGACGGGATGGTTGTTTCCGCGGATGAACGCTGTGTGAAGCCGGAAAAAGAAATCTATCTCGCGCTGTTCCGGAATTACGGCCTTTTGCCGGAGGAGTGCTTCTTTATCGACGACCGGCCGGAAAATGTGGAAACGGGCCGGATGCTGGGGATGAGCGGGTTCTGCTTTGAGCAAAATGTTCCGGCGCTTTGCGCCGCGCTGAAGAAAACGGGCGTGCGGATCTGA
- a CDS encoding GAF domain-containing protein produces the protein MEPDRQIYPEDPCERYRLLHRQMEALLDGEAGWTANLANAAALLNGALPQINWVGFYRLKNGELLLGPFQGKPACVHIAVGRGVCGAAVLQNATQIVRDVHRFPGHIACDCDSASELVIPLREGGKIIGVLDIDSPVPARFSEEDAYALERIAELISQTCARTD, from the coding sequence ATGGAACCGGACAGACAAATCTATCCTGAAGATCCCTGCGAACGGTACCGGCTGCTGCACCGGCAGATGGAAGCCCTGCTGGACGGGGAGGCCGGCTGGACCGCAAATCTTGCGAATGCCGCCGCGCTGCTGAACGGCGCGCTTCCACAGATCAACTGGGTCGGTTTTTACCGGCTGAAAAACGGGGAGCTTCTGCTCGGCCCGTTTCAGGGCAAGCCGGCCTGCGTGCATATTGCGGTGGGCAGGGGCGTGTGCGGCGCGGCTGTCTTGCAAAACGCGACGCAGATTGTCCGGGACGTGCATCGCTTTCCCGGGCATATCGCCTGCGACTGCGATTCTGCGTCCGAGCTGGTGATTCCTCTGCGCGAGGGCGGGAAAATCATCGGCGTGCTGGACATCGACAGTCCCGTTCCCGCCAGATTCTCCGAAGAGGATGCGTACGCGCTGGAGAGAATAGCGGAACTGATTTCTCAGACCTGCGCGCGGACGGACTAG
- a CDS encoding ABC transporter ATP-binding protein: MAEKNVFLQASHVKKYFPVKGTLGKVVNTVKAVDDISLSLYEGETYGLVGETGCGKSTLGRSLLRLLEPTSGEILVDGQNLMGLNNRDMNTMRQKIQMVFQDPYTALNPRKKIGSILMEALEIQGVKDKTERMDRTMKILSKVGLRPEHFYRYPHEFSGGQRQRIGLARALILDPKLIVCDEPVSALDVSIQSQIINLLLDLQKEKNLTYLFISHDMSVIRYISNRVGVMYLGHLVEESATDDLFGMPLHPYSQALLSAVPSPDPHTRKERIILQGDLPSPINPPSGCTFHERCPYAMKICAEQAPEKREIMPGHCVSCHMYDDGSSAQNFAKINGVSTPA; encoded by the coding sequence ATGGCGGAAAAAAACGTCTTTTTACAAGCCAGCCATGTGAAAAAATACTTTCCGGTCAAAGGGACACTGGGCAAAGTGGTCAACACCGTCAAGGCGGTGGACGACATTTCCCTTTCCCTGTACGAGGGCGAAACCTACGGCCTCGTCGGCGAAACCGGCTGCGGCAAAAGCACATTGGGCAGAAGCCTGCTGCGCCTTCTGGAGCCGACCTCCGGAGAAATCCTGGTCGACGGCCAGAATCTGATGGGACTGAATAACAGAGACATGAACACCATGCGGCAGAAAATCCAGATGGTGTTTCAGGACCCGTACACGGCGCTGAATCCGCGTAAAAAAATCGGCTCCATCCTGATGGAGGCGCTCGAGATTCAGGGCGTGAAGGATAAGACCGAACGGATGGACCGGACCATGAAAATTCTGTCCAAGGTCGGGCTCCGCCCGGAGCATTTTTACCGGTATCCGCACGAGTTCTCCGGCGGGCAGCGGCAGCGAATCGGGCTGGCCAGGGCATTGATCCTGGACCCGAAGCTGATCGTCTGCGACGAACCGGTTTCCGCGCTGGACGTATCCATCCAGTCGCAGATCATCAATCTGCTCCTGGACCTTCAAAAAGAAAAAAATCTGACTTATCTCTTCATTTCTCACGACATGAGCGTGATCCGCTACATTTCCAACCGCGTCGGCGTCATGTACCTCGGGCACCTGGTGGAGGAATCCGCGACCGACGACCTTTTCGGAATGCCGCTGCATCCCTATTCGCAGGCGCTTCTGTCGGCGGTCCCGTCTCCGGACCCGCACACCAGAAAAGAGAGAATCATTCTGCAGGGCGATCTGCCCTCCCCGATCAATCCTCCTTCCGGCTGCACGTTTCACGAGCGGTGTCCCTACGCGATGAAAATCTGCGCGGAGCAGGCGCCGGAAAAACGGGAGATCATGCCCGGGCACTGCGTTTCCTGCCATATGTATGACGACGGTTCATCCGCACAAAATTTTGCCAAAATAAACGGCGTTTCCACCCCGGCGTAA
- a CDS encoding ABC transporter permease, whose product MKKYIIKRILSLIPVLLIVSFVAFFIVHLTPGDPARAMLGDQATEQDIQALRTTMGLDQPIYMQYFIWMGNVFHGDLGQSIFMNEPMSQIIRSHLGPTLALTVYALVLAVLFSIPMGILAARKRGTIADQTIMGFSMSGIAIPSFLMGLLLILLFAVKLRWLPAAGYKDPGQGIGNFIRYLTLPAISLGLMQAALITRMTRSSLLEVLSSDYIKMAKAKGVRNFWIVFKHALKNSLLPIITTVGQSFIALLSGATVTETVFNIPGAGQLVVNSVGRRDYEVIQAVILVIAVINVAVTLIMDILYGIADPRVRLEE is encoded by the coding sequence ATGAAGAAATATATCATCAAGAGAATCCTATCGCTCATCCCGGTCTTGCTGATCGTCTCCTTTGTCGCATTTTTTATCGTCCATCTGACTCCGGGCGACCCCGCGCGGGCCATGCTGGGCGACCAGGCGACCGAGCAGGATATTCAGGCGCTGAGAACGACGATGGGACTGGATCAGCCGATTTACATGCAGTACTTTATCTGGATGGGCAATGTTTTTCACGGCGATCTGGGCCAGTCCATCTTCATGAACGAACCGATGTCCCAAATCATCAGGAGCCACCTTGGACCGACGCTCGCACTGACGGTTTATGCGCTGGTGCTCGCCGTCCTGTTTTCCATTCCGATGGGAATTCTGGCGGCAAGGAAAAGAGGGACGATTGCCGACCAGACCATCATGGGATTTTCCATGAGCGGCATCGCGATTCCAAGCTTTCTGATGGGCCTTCTGCTGATCCTGCTGTTCGCGGTAAAGCTGCGATGGCTGCCCGCCGCCGGATACAAAGACCCCGGCCAGGGGATCGGCAATTTCATCCGGTACCTGACGCTTCCCGCGATTTCGCTCGGCCTGATGCAGGCGGCGCTGATCACCCGCATGACGCGGTCCTCCCTTCTGGAGGTCCTCAGCAGCGACTACATTAAAATGGCCAAGGCAAAGGGAGTGCGGAATTTCTGGATTGTGTTCAAGCACGCGCTGAAAAATTCCCTGCTGCCGATCATCACCACCGTCGGCCAAAGCTTCATCGCGCTGCTGTCCGGAGCAACGGTAACGGAAACGGTTTTCAACATCCCGGGCGCCGGCCAGCTCGTGGTGAACTCCGTGGGCCGAAGAGACTACGAGGTCATTCAGGCTGTCATTCTGGTCATCGCCGTCATCAATGTCGCGGTCACTCTGATCATGGATATTCTTTACGGAATTGCGGATCCCCGCGTCAGACTGGAAGAATAG
- a CDS encoding ABC transporter ATP-binding protein produces the protein MRQNQILEVKNLCTSFNTERGKMKAVDGVSFSVNKGEIVGVVGESGCGKSVTSQSILRLYDEKYTASYEGEILFDGRDILKLPQSLMQNIRGGQISMVFQDALSSLNPVLKIGDQIMEPLRIHQKMTKRQAREKALEMLRLVGIPAAEKRIDQYPHELSGGMRQRVMIAIALACRPKLLIADEPTTALDVTIQAQIMDLIVELNRELNMGVILITHDLSVVAETCSRVVVMYLGQIVEEAEVNQIFDHPSHPYTLGLMKSIPKISGKRDERLYMIKGMVPLLSQIPNGCRFAPRCPYATEQCTREMPDLIPVNEKQKVRCWHAVSSESVPAASEVG, from the coding sequence ATGCGGCAGAATCAAATACTTGAAGTGAAAAATTTATGCACCAGTTTTAACACGGAGCGCGGAAAGATGAAAGCCGTGGACGGAGTCAGCTTCTCCGTGAACAAGGGCGAGATTGTGGGCGTTGTGGGAGAGTCCGGCTGCGGGAAAAGCGTCACCTCCCAATCCATACTCCGGCTGTACGATGAAAAATACACGGCGAGCTACGAAGGCGAGATTCTGTTTGACGGCCGGGATATTCTGAAGCTCCCGCAGTCCCTGATGCAGAACATCCGCGGCGGCCAGATTTCCATGGTTTTTCAGGACGCGCTCAGCTCGTTGAATCCCGTTCTGAAAATCGGTGACCAGATCATGGAGCCGCTCCGCATCCATCAGAAAATGACAAAACGGCAGGCCCGCGAAAAAGCGTTGGAGATGCTCCGGCTTGTGGGAATCCCAGCGGCGGAAAAACGGATCGACCAGTACCCGCACGAACTTTCCGGCGGAATGAGGCAAAGGGTGATGATCGCCATCGCGCTGGCCTGCCGGCCGAAGCTGCTGATTGCGGATGAACCGACCACGGCGCTGGACGTGACCATTCAGGCCCAGATCATGGACCTGATTGTGGAATTGAACCGTGAACTGAACATGGGGGTCATCCTGATTACCCACGACCTTTCGGTAGTGGCCGAAACCTGCAGCCGCGTTGTGGTGATGTATTTGGGCCAGATTGTGGAGGAAGCGGAAGTCAATCAGATTTTCGACCACCCGTCCCATCCCTACACGCTGGGACTGATGAAATCCATACCGAAAATCAGCGGGAAACGCGATGAGCGGCTGTATATGATCAAAGGCATGGTTCCCCTCCTCAGCCAGATCCCGAACGGGTGCCGCTTCGCGCCCCGGTGTCCTTACGCGACGGAACAATGCACCAGGGAAATGCCGGACCTGATTCCGGTCAACGAAAAACAGAAAGTGCGATGCTGGCACGCGGTTTCAAGCGAATCCGTTCCTGCGGCGTCCGAAGTGGGGTGA
- a CDS encoding ABC transporter permease, with translation MENTTVLTSAANPEGMRQIRKSLLKEQRQLKIRKFLKNKLALTGTAITLIMVIFAVFAPVISNQGPYSMVVDQRLMAPSAAHLLGTDTFGRDLFSRVVYGTRISMGVGAGVGALVLVFGMVIGLYASYYRFLDNVLMRVCDGLKTIPAILLAIALMAVLGPSIQNVIVSLAIVYTPDIARIARSAALSVKEQTYIEAMHSLGAGSTRIIWRHIAPNVLSPVIVQVSFIFATAIVTEAALSFLGAGVPVPTPSWGNILYEGATVIYKAWWMIVFPGIFMALAVLGLNLLGDGLRDVLDPLSN, from the coding sequence ATGGAAAATACTACAGTTTTGACTTCCGCCGCAAACCCGGAGGGAATGAGGCAGATTCGGAAAAGCCTCCTGAAAGAGCAGCGGCAGCTTAAGATAAGAAAGTTTTTAAAAAACAAGCTTGCCCTGACCGGAACGGCCATCACCCTGATCATGGTGATTTTCGCCGTTTTCGCGCCGGTCATTTCAAACCAGGGCCCTTACTCCATGGTGGTCGACCAGCGGCTCATGGCCCCCTCCGCCGCCCATCTGCTGGGAACGGACACGTTTGGCCGCGACCTGTTCAGCCGCGTGGTCTACGGAACACGAATTTCGATGGGAGTCGGCGCAGGCGTCGGCGCGCTGGTTCTGGTTTTTGGCATGGTCATCGGCCTGTACGCCAGCTATTACAGATTTCTCGACAACGTGCTGATGCGCGTCTGCGACGGCCTGAAAACGATTCCCGCCATTCTGCTCGCCATCGCGCTGATGGCCGTACTCGGCCCAAGCATTCAGAACGTGATCGTCAGCCTCGCCATCGTCTACACGCCGGACATCGCCAGAATTGCCCGTTCCGCCGCCCTGAGCGTTAAAGAGCAGACTTATATCGAAGCCATGCATTCTCTTGGCGCGGGCTCCACCAGAATTATCTGGAGGCACATCGCGCCCAACGTGCTTTCCCCGGTCATCGTTCAGGTTTCCTTCATCTTCGCCACGGCAATCGTCACGGAAGCGGCTCTCAGTTTTCTGGGAGCCGGAGTTCCCGTTCCCACACCGAGCTGGGGAAATATCCTCTACGAGGGCGCGACCGTCATTTACAAGGCGTGGTGGATGATCGTTTTTCCGGGCATCTTCATGGCGCTGGCCGTCTTGGGCCTGAATCTTCTGGGCGACGGTCTCCGGGACGTTCTCGATCCGCTTTCCAATTAA
- a CDS encoding ATP-binding protein: protein MIRRLIQIDEKKCNGCGLCADACQEGAIAMVNGKAKLVREDYCDGLGNCLPACPAGAISFEEREAPAFDAEAASKHSELKQAIPQGCPGSMAKMLKHPAPIAARPEEAEPAGSELMQWPVQIKLVPVKAPYFDGADLLVAADCTAYAFAGFHRKFMKNRVTLIGCPKLDEGDYSEKLTEILKENRIRSVKVVRMEVPCCGGIENAVRQALLNSGKMIPWQVVVLSTDGRVLEE from the coding sequence ATGATACGCAGATTGATTCAAATAGACGAGAAAAAATGCAACGGCTGCGGACTTTGCGCGGACGCCTGTCAGGAAGGGGCGATCGCGATGGTAAACGGCAAGGCAAAACTGGTCCGCGAGGACTATTGCGACGGGCTCGGGAACTGTCTTCCGGCGTGTCCCGCCGGCGCCATTTCGTTTGAAGAGCGGGAAGCCCCCGCTTTTGACGCGGAGGCCGCCTCCAAACATTCCGAACTCAAACAAGCGATTCCACAGGGATGCCCCGGAAGCATGGCGAAAATGCTGAAACATCCGGCTCCTATCGCCGCGCGACCCGAGGAGGCTGAGCCGGCCGGAAGCGAGCTGATGCAGTGGCCCGTACAGATCAAGCTGGTCCCGGTCAAAGCCCCTTATTTTGACGGCGCCGATCTTTTGGTGGCGGCGGACTGCACTGCTTATGCGTTCGCCGGTTTTCACCGCAAGTTTATGAAAAACCGCGTCACGCTGATTGGCTGCCCCAAGCTGGACGAAGGAGATTATTCGGAGAAGCTAACGGAAATACTTAAGGAGAACCGCATTCGGAGCGTAAAAGTTGTCCGGATGGAGGTCCCCTGCTGCGGAGGAATCGAAAACGCGGTCCGGCAGGCTCTCCTCAACAGCGGAAAAATGATCCCCTGGCAGGTCGTGGTTCTTTCCACGGACGGCCGCGTCCTGGAAGAATAG
- a CDS encoding amino acid ABC transporter substrate-binding protein, producing the protein MKKILSLLLTAAMAVSLAGCSSAAQQTSSAASGGSSQSASSAPDGSWDKVKSAGKMVLGLDKAFPPMGYVDTQTGELVGFDIDLAKEACKRLGVELSLQPIDWDNKTAELNNGNVDCLWNGFSKTPERDQEFALSIPYMKNNQIILVKSGSDYRGLDDLKGKTVGVQADSSAETALNGNADFKNSLKSVVKIDDYSKAVLEIQNGTTDAIAIDEIVARYYLTKNPGAYAILQDKDGKDASLATEDYVVAFRKSDLSLREKIEGALKDMAKDGTMADISKKWFDTDVTIIGK; encoded by the coding sequence ATGAAAAAGATTTTGAGCCTGTTGCTCACCGCCGCGATGGCTGTTTCATTGGCCGGCTGTTCTTCCGCCGCACAGCAGACGTCTTCCGCCGCCTCCGGCGGCTCCTCTCAAAGCGCTTCCTCCGCGCCGGACGGCTCCTGGGACAAAGTGAAATCCGCCGGAAAAATGGTTCTGGGCCTTGACAAGGCTTTTCCGCCCATGGGCTATGTCGACACGCAGACCGGCGAGCTGGTCGGTTTCGATATCGACCTGGCGAAGGAAGCCTGCAAACGCCTGGGCGTTGAGCTGTCGCTCCAGCCGATCGACTGGGACAACAAAACCGCGGAGCTGAACAACGGCAATGTGGACTGCCTTTGGAACGGCTTTTCCAAAACGCCGGAGCGGGATCAGGAATTTGCCCTGAGCATTCCTTACATGAAAAACAACCAGATCATTCTGGTGAAATCCGGATCAGACTATCGGGGCCTCGACGATCTGAAAGGCAAAACCGTAGGCGTGCAGGCGGATTCCAGCGCCGAAACGGCGCTGAACGGCAACGCGGATTTCAAAAATTCGCTGAAAAGCGTCGTGAAGATCGACGACTACAGCAAAGCGGTTCTGGAAATTCAAAACGGCACAACCGATGCCATCGCTATCGACGAAATCGTGGCGCGCTACTACCTGACGAAAAATCCGGGTGCCTATGCCATCCTTCAGGACAAGGACGGGAAGGACGCGTCGCTGGCGACCGAGGACTATGTGGTTGCGTTCCGCAAATCCGATCTTTCCCTCAGGGAAAAGATTGAAGGTGCTTTAAAGGACATGGCAAAAGACGGAACCATGGCGGACATCTCCAAAAAATGGTTCGACACCGACGTTACGATCATCGGCAAATAA
- a CDS encoding cupin domain-containing protein has protein sequence MQNSLIKNIAQETVFRLTEQVEVLPGQVVSKTLSQNAALSVTLFAFDKGEEIGTHVSEGDALVTVLEGTGRFTINGAEHVLKAGESLLMPSRKPHAVFAQDAFKMLLLVVFPPLET, from the coding sequence ATGCAGAATTCTCTGATAAAAAACATTGCGCAGGAAACGGTTTTCAGGCTGACGGAACAGGTGGAAGTTCTGCCGGGTCAGGTTGTGAGCAAAACACTGTCGCAAAACGCGGCACTGAGCGTCACGCTGTTCGCCTTTGACAAAGGAGAGGAAATCGGCACCCACGTGTCCGAAGGCGACGCGCTTGTAACGGTGCTGGAAGGGACCGGCCGTTTTACCATAAACGGCGCGGAACATGTGCTGAAGGCCGGCGAGTCTCTTCTTATGCCTTCCCGAAAGCCCCATGCCGTTTTTGCGCAGGATGCCTTTAAGATGCTGCTGCTGGTTGTATTCCCACCGTTGGAAACATGA